The following are from one region of the Vitis riparia cultivar Riparia Gloire de Montpellier isolate 1030 chromosome 9, EGFV_Vit.rip_1.0, whole genome shotgun sequence genome:
- the LOC117921949 gene encoding uncharacterized protein LOC117921949 — protein sequence MNWAEFVLSYLVHGIEEFKKKQQSGVCGCLLFLMLFYHEHISFEEKFLPLYTRPSPRITAWGDDEVLDRKRRLKKLGGYANENLKIWVIENEIRDCVDGNATTMASENEDDEKFVINLNKDVIKRVDGGKLMEMDKTFQQLKTQLIDMAYGASSSSCDQILAKFEENYTTVKGLFLRSSGKPLRMHEEGRRMTFSHAREVWKIRTI from the exons atgaattgggCAGAATTTGTGTTGTCCTATCTTGTGCACGGGATTGAAGAGTttaagaagaaacaacaaagtggggtttgcggttgcttattgtttttaatg TTATTCTACCACGAGCATATAtcatttgaagagaaatttctaCCGTTATATACTCGACCTTCTCCTCGGATTACTGCTTGGGGAGATGATGAAGTATTAGACAGGAAacgaagattgaaaaaacttggtggatatgcaaatgagaat CTCAAAATATGGGTGATAGAAAATGAGATAAGGGATTGCGTTGATGGAAATGCAACGACAATGGCGAGCGAGAATGAGGACGATGAGAAATTTGTAATCAATCTAaacaaagatgttattaaacga GTTGATGGTGGGAAGTTAATGGAGATGGataaaacctttcaacaattaaagacaCAACTAATTGATATGGCTTATGGTGCAAGTAGTAGTAGTTGTGATCAAATTTTGGCTAAATTTGAGGAGAATTATACTACAGTGAAAGGTCTCTTCCTTAGATCAAGTGGAAAACCTTTGAGAATGCACGAGGAAGGACGAAGAATGACATTCTCTCATGCGAGAGAAGTTTGGAAGATACGAACaatatga